The nucleotide sequence TTTTACTTGCAATATTCTTCAATTCTTTTATTGCATTACCCATTGCAACTGACCACCCACAAGTATTAAATAATCCAATATCGTTATGATCATCTCCAAAAACAATAACCTCTTCGTTTTGAAGACCAAAACCATCGAGTAATTTAGCTACACCAATTTCTTTTGATGCCCTCTTTGACATGATTTGAATCAACTGTCCATTATCAGTTACTAGAATATTTAGGTCGGAATCAAATTTTTCCCTAAGCATTCTTACATTTATATTGCCAGTTATCAAAATTTTTGTAGCATCAAATCCTTTGAGCTCCTCAAGAGATTTTACAATTGGATTCTCTTTTACACTCGTGACAATCGAGTAATCAATCTCTTTCAGACTGAACCATTCATCCATTACTTCAACCCCTATCTCATTATTAGGGTTATCGTTTATACAATGATCAAGAACTTCTGCAGAAGTAACTGAATGGATTGGTTCATGAATATTAATGCCAAGACTAGAACTGGAAATGAAAGCTCCATTATAAAATACAAAAGAGCCAACATCTAATAATTCCTTTGGTAGAAAACTATATACGGCTCTTGGAGGACGAGCAGTAGCAAAGATTATTTGCATTCCTTGCCTATAACAAGCCATGATACTCTTGCAATTTCTGTCTGAAATCTTCTTTTCTGAGTTAAGTAGTGTTCCATCTAGATCTAAAACTACTGCTGAGTACATCATTGATTCACCTACTTACAATATTTATCTTCTAGGTTATTTCAGCTAACGTTCTTGTATTCACGACGTCCTACCACCATAAGCCCGAAAGGCGGCCGCGATGCGTGAATTTGGTGTTATGTGAAGTTCCAGACAACTTGAAAAAACCCTCAAATTAATCTTCTTTCCAGATCCTTTATTGTCTTTACCCATTCCTCAAAGCTTTCAGATTCTTCCCATAGATCTTTAAGTTCTGATTCTAGTAATATTCTATTTAGTGCTTTCTGAGCTTTAGATAATAGCCTTTTCCCATTTCCTTTATGTTGATCTATCCATTCTTTAAGTTCTTCTTCATATTCTTCAGTTCCTGGACTACCATGCAAAGCTGCCAATACTTCAATTGCCCCTATTGCTATTGATGCAGTATCTGCATCAATGTCATCATCTTCAAGAACACATTCTATTGACTCTGTAATAAGGCTCATGTTGTCTGTTTCAAAGAGTTCTTCTATCCAATCAAGCACTGTATCGTTTTCAAGATTTCCATATCCCCATGCTCCCATGTAAACACATCCTAGCTATCATTTTGAGTTCTTTAAGCCCTACGGGAATTTCACATAACGTTACCGTGTTCACGACGTCCATTACCCTTAGATAGCTCCTATCTTAGGGGAATGGATGTGTCCGGCAGATTCTACTCCTCCGCTACTGAAATGCATCTTCGATTTCTCATCGGGCTCCGGCCGAACCGAGAGGCGAATGCCCGATGCGTGAATATGGTGTTATAAGAAGTTCCCGCCTTCTTCGAATTCGCTTTCAAGTTCCCTTATCCATTTTTTATTACCATTTGCCTTAATCATGCTCTGTAATAACCATTTCTTTGAATGATCGTCATTTACTCGATTCAAATAAATCTTAAAATCATGTTCATCTTCTTCTCTTGTATTTAGACTCTTAAAAAGTAGTTGCCATGCTGGATTTATATAAGGTCTTAATTGAGTTCCTTTACTGAATTCATCAATATGCAGTTTGATGTTTCTATTCTTTCTAAATATCACTTCGTTCTCTACTCGATCCGTTACTAATATTTCTAGAAATTCATTCTCTTTAAACATATGTAAACAATATCTTGGCGGATCTAAATCGCCTAATGTTATGAATGGTACTAATCGATGTTCGCCAGGAATCGCAACTTGAATATCCCACTCATTAAAATAGGTAATTACATAAGGTATGTCTTCTCTGAAAATACAAATATCCATGTCTTTATGAGTTCTTGTCATTTCATTGGCTGCGAGATCAATTGTCCATCCACCAGCTATGTACCATGGTCTATAAAATGATTTCATTAACTGTTCAATATTTATGAGTTCTTTCGCGTCAATGATATTCACCTCGCTCTATTGTAGTCCATGCTCTTGCGGGAATTTCTTATAACGTTGTTGTATTCACGACGTCCTACCGACTTAAGGCGACAAAGTCGCCGGCTGCACTTGCGCAGTTAGTCGGTGCGGATGTGTCCGGCTGATTATGCTTCCGCGAATACTGAAATGCCTCTTCGGAATTCTTCAGACTCCGGCCGGTCCGAGGGCGAATGCCCGATGCGTGAATATGATGTTAGACGAAGTTCCCCTCATTCATCGATTAAACCTTCAGCTTCAAGTCTAAAATTTCTGAATTTAATCACTATTATGTTACTTTCTTCTTCAATTCTTATAAGTCTTCTCTTTCCTAGTCTCTTATCAAACCAGGATATAGATCTAATTATAGGGTTTGTTGATCTCATGGCTTCATCGATTGATAGATTTAAGTATTCTTCGATTGCTTTATAGAATTCAAATTGATTATGAATACCTTGAAACTCCATCTCTTTACCTGCGATTCTACACGCTTCATAATACCCTTTCTTCTGTTCCGGGGCTCTCCAATCTAAAGAGTTGGTTTCTTCTCGTAGCATGTTTGCTGTAGTGTTATATTTATATCTCAACTTAACAGTACAAAAATCATGAATGATTTCATTATCAAAAGTGACCCACGATCTTCCAACTTCATCATGGGATCCCCTGTATCGAGTACTATTAAATTTGACTCTACCTTTAAGAGATTCACATAATTTTGATTCAATTTGTTCTTTCATCTTACTCCATTGCAAGTACCTCACCTCGATCTCGGGGAATTTCGTCTAACGTTATTGTATTCACGACGTCCTACCGACTTAAGGTTCCGCCAGGAACCGGCTGCGCTTGCGCAGTTTTTCGGTGCGGATGTGTCCGGCTGAATCTGTTTCCCCGAAACTGAAATGATTCACCGAGTCCACTCCTAACTTCGTGCCGGGCCGAGGGCGAATGCCCGATGCGTGAATATAGTGTTATAGGATGCCGCCGCTTCTTCGAGTTACTCTCAATTCATCTTTATTATATATCCGGTCTTATCTCCTTTCTTAA is from Candidatus Cohnella colombiensis and encodes:
- a CDS encoding Cof-type HAD-IIB family hydrolase, with amino-acid sequence MMYSAVVLDLDGTLLNSEKKISDRNCKSIMACYRQGMQIIFATARPPRAVYSFLPKELLDVGSFVFYNGAFISSSSLGINIHEPIHSVTSAEVLDHCINDNPNNEIGVEVMDEWFSLKEIDYSIVTSVKENPIVKSLEELKGFDATKILITGNINVRMLREKFDSDLNILVTDNGQLIQIMSKRASKEIGVAKLLDGFGLQNEEVIVFGDDHNDIGLFNTCGWSVAMGNAIKELKNIASKITESNDNDGVAIELERILGVTQGYIS
- a CDS encoding DUF4259 domain-containing protein, with translation MGAWGYGNLENDTVLDWIEELFETDNMSLITESIECVLEDDDIDADTASIAIGAIEVLAALHGSPGTEEYEEELKEWIDQHKGNGKRLLSKAQKALNRILLESELKDLWEESESFEEWVKTIKDLERRLI